In Xanthomonas sacchari, a genomic segment contains:
- a CDS encoding thioredoxin family protein — MLTTITVSSAEQFADALAAHPRVLADFNKDNCPGCRMLDKSLERFAEGESAQGVTLLKVKMEDVGEDFFRAQGLRQTPTLMLFRQGEEVARVPGFVPPAKIDEAVRTHLG, encoded by the coding sequence ATGCTTACCACCATCACCGTCTCCAGCGCCGAACAGTTCGCCGATGCGCTCGCCGCGCACCCGCGCGTGCTGGCCGATTTCAACAAGGACAACTGCCCGGGCTGCCGCATGCTCGACAAGTCGCTGGAGCGCTTCGCCGAGGGCGAGAGCGCGCAGGGCGTGACCCTGCTCAAGGTGAAGATGGAAGACGTGGGCGAGGACTTCTTCCGTGCCCAGGGCCTGCGCCAGACCCCGACCCTGATGCTGTTCCGCCAGGGCGAGGAAGTGGCGCGCGTCCCCGGCTTCGTGCCGCCGGCCAAGATCGACGAAGCGGTGCGCACGCACCTGGGGTGA
- a CDS encoding flavodoxin, with product MKILLAYASLSGNTRDVARRVHAQCEAAGHEVTWIHTDLQTLQDALGDAGRAAEFDLHLLGSWTDNAGRTPSEMKRYIAELVEATGKTIEVAVFGTGETQWGLEYYCGAVKRIARFFDSAYPVLEIEQMPHGDRDSAAIDDWCARVLALRAARASSAGAVPGAAAAPPSAAAGGFASRVLPLHGSG from the coding sequence ATGAAAATCTTGCTCGCCTACGCTTCGCTCAGCGGCAACACGCGCGACGTCGCCCGCCGCGTGCATGCGCAGTGCGAGGCGGCGGGGCACGAGGTCACCTGGATCCACACCGACCTGCAGACGCTGCAGGACGCGCTCGGCGATGCAGGGCGCGCGGCGGAGTTCGATCTGCACCTGCTCGGCAGCTGGACCGACAACGCCGGGCGCACGCCGTCGGAGATGAAGCGCTACATCGCCGAGCTGGTCGAGGCGACCGGCAAGACGATCGAGGTGGCGGTGTTCGGCACCGGCGAGACGCAGTGGGGACTGGAGTACTACTGCGGTGCGGTCAAACGCATCGCGCGGTTCTTCGACAGCGCCTATCCGGTGCTGGAGATCGAGCAGATGCCGCATGGCGACCGCGACAGTGCCGCGATCGACGATTGGTGCGCACGCGTGCTGGCCTTGCGCGCGGCACGCGCGTCGTCGGCAGGCGCCGTGCCGGGCGCCGCTGCCGCGCCCCCGTCCGCCGCTGCGGGCGGGTTCGCTTCGAGGGTGTTGCCGCTGCATGGCAGCGGCTGA